The genomic stretch ACCTAGGTCTTCGCTTCCCGCTTCCCGGAGGAGGACTTCAGGACCCTTTCCCCTTTGCTATCCCCCAGCAGGAGCTGCCCAAGCCCACCCCGGCCGCCCGCCACTGCTCCGGCCTGGCCCGGCGAGTGCTGACCATCACCTTCGCGCTGCTCATCTTGGGCCTCATGACCTGGGCCTACGCCGCCGGGGTGCCGCTGGCCTCCGACCGCTACGGCCTCCTGGCCTTTGGTCTCTACGGGGCCTTCCTCTCCGCGCACCTGGTGGCGCAGAGCCTCTTCGCGTACCTGGAGCACCGgcgggtggcggcggcggcgaggcggGCGGCAGCGCGGGGGCCCCTggacgcggcggcggcgcgcAGCGTGGCGCTGACCATCTCGGCCGTACCAGGAGGACCCTGCGTACCTGCGCCAGTGCCTGGCGTCCGCCCGCGCTCTGCAGTACCCGCGCGCGCGGCTGCGCGTCCTCATGGTGGTGGACGGCAACCGCCCCGAGGACCTCTACATGGTGGACATGTTCCGCGAGGTCTTCGCCGACGAGGACCCGGCCACCTACGTGTGGGACGGCAACTACCACCAGCCCTGGgagccggcggcggcgggcgcggcagGCGCGGGCGCCTACCGGGAGGTGGAGGCCGAAGACCCCGGGCGGCTGGCGGTGGAGGCGCTGGTGAGGACGCACAGGTGCGTGTGCGTGGCGCAGCGCTGGGGCGGCAAGCGCGAGGTCATGTACACGGCCTTCAAGGCGCTCGGCGACTCTGTGGACTACGTGCAGGTGAGTGCAAGGCGCCCGCGCGCACCGCCCGGACGGCCCGACGCCGGAGTAGGGCCGCCCCCCTTCTGTAGGATTCTTGGTTGGGTGCAGGGATTGGAAGGGGCCTCTTTCGGACTGTCTTTGTTTATCCAGCCATTCAGTGTAGGGACTCCTTCCGTCACTCGTTCATTCCTACATCCCTCTATCCGTCCACCCAATAAGGAGACGGCTCATTTGTTTCAGTCATTCGTGTAGTGACTCATTAATTCCtccctttcttcattcattcatccttcagCTGCATACTCTTCCTTTCACTCCTActcatacattcttttttaaattgttgttgACATCACTCATACCTTCTTACATCCATCTTCCCAGTTGGAGGTCATtcgtttattttattcattcatttgttggaTGCAggctctttccttctccctcacccacccatccatccatctagtCATCCACCCAATCtaaagatttgttcatttatccaTCCAATGTAGAAGTCACTCattgctttattcattcaccttttCAATGTAGAGATCTCTTCTTGTCCTCATCCAGTATAGGAATTGGTTCAGTAATGCACCACATTAGTTACCTATTGCTGCctaacaaatgaaaaccacaaattTGGCAGCTTGAAAGAAAACACTTATTATCTCCTAGTTTCCATGTCAGGAGTCTGGGCAGAGCTTAACTGGCTCTTCTGTTCCGGTACCATCAGGCCATGATCATGATGTCAGCTGGAGCTGGGTCGTATCTACAGCTCAGGGGCCTCTCCTAGGCTCCTATGTTTGTGGGCAGGGTTGATCTTCTTGTAGTTGTAAAACTTCTTCCAGGCAAGCAAGAAAAAGTCTCTAACTTCTAGACCTTCTTTTATAAAGGGCTCACCTGATTAGGCCAGACCCACCCAGGAGCTCTCAACAGATTAGGGATCTTAATTACATTGCAGAACTCCTTTACTATTTGTGTATTAGGTAATATAATCACAGGAGTTATGTGTCATCACTTTTGCCACATCCTATGGGTTAGAAGCAAGTTATAGATCTCACCCACATGCCAGAGGAAGGTATTGTACAAGGGTGTGGATCTTAGGGAGGCCATCTTGAAAGTGACTACAAAATTGgaagttagggcagccctggtggcccagcagtttagcgccaccatcagcccggggtgtgatcctagagtcccgcgatcgagtcccatgtgggttccctgcatggagcctgcttctgcctctgcctgtgtctctgcctctctgtcataaataaataaataaaatcttttttaaaaattggaagttATGTTCAGATTGGGTGCAGTGTCCCAGCAGTTCCCTACCCTGTGATGTCCTCCCCTCAAGTACCAACCTGGCCTGATCCTGGCTCCTTCCACCCCACAGGTGTGTGACTCAGACACAAGGCTGGACCCCATGGCACTGCTGGAGCTGGTGCAGGTGCTGGACGAGGACCCCAGGGTAGGGGCCGTTGGGGGGGATGTGCGGATCCTTAATCCCCTGGACTCCTGGGTCAGCTTCCTAAGCAGCCTGCGGTACTGGGTGGCCTTCAATGTGGAGCGGGCTTGTCAGAGCTACTTCCACTGTGTGTCCTGCATCAGTGGTCCCCTAGGTGAGCAGGGGTAGGGCTGGGGAGGGCCATGGATAGAGTGGAGGGGGTGAGAGAGAGTCAGAATGGGATGTAATTGAGATTGAGGATGGAGCTGCAACAGGGATGGGGGATAGGGATGAGACTGGAAGTTGGAGGTGGGATGGTGTTTGGTGGGGTTGGAGGAAGGGTGTGGATGGGGATAGGGCTTGGGGCTGAGGAAAGGTTTGGGGGAAGAGAATGGGTTGGAGTTGGGAGTCAAGGACAGGGCTGGGGCCAAGTTTGGGGTTGGTGGTGGGTTTTTGGAAGGAGATGAGTAGGGAATAGGGCTGAGAATGGATATGGGGTTGATGATGGAGTTGGGATAGTTTTGCTGTCAAAGTGGATATGGGTCAGGGATAGGATTGGGGCAAATTTTGGGATGAGTGTGGGGTTGAGGAAGGATTGCTGTTGAGAATGGGATTGGGGCTGGAGTTGTCGCTGGAGACAGGGCTGAGGACAGGATTGAGATGGTTGAGGATGGGGCCAAAATTGGAGGTGAGTCGGGTTAGAGATAGGATGGGGGACAGTAGAGGCTGATGCTCCtgttctccccacctccacccaggcCTATACAGAAACAACCTCCTGCAGCAGTTCCTTGAGGCCTGGTACAACCAGAAGTTTCTGGGTACCCACTGTACCTTTGGGGATGACCGACACCTTACTAACCGGATGCTCAGCATGGGCTATGCCACCAAGTAAGCCGAGGGGATCAGGTGGTTGGGTGTGTGTGGAGGCcagtgactctgtgtgtgtgtgtgtgtgtgtcttttgggAATTCTCCAAATCCAAAGTATCTGGCAGGACAGTGGGCTCTACCAAGTGAGACATTAGGGGAGAATGGAAGATACTGGAAGGGGCAGGGTTGGCTGATTGTGTGACCCAGTGGACTCTACTAAGTGAggcaaggtggggggtggggaattcCACCTAGAAGGTACAACATGAGATGGGGCACAGTGGCTCTACCGCGGCCTCACAGATTACTCCGAgtgaggtgggaagggagagtGGGATCTAGTGGGAGAGTGAGCAAGAAGAATGGAGTACTTCAGGAAGAGTCGTAATCCAGTGAGACTGGGTCAGGTTCAGGGGAAAGAGATTCTACAAAACTAGGCCCTGTGAAAGGGCCGGAGAGAACTTAGGGTATACCAAAGGAACCCATGCATTCATTCACAaggcaaatatttattacaaagtgggtttttaaaagtttaagtaacctccatacccagtgtggggcttgaactcacaaccccaagatcaagagcggCAGGCTCTTCCCATGTAACgagccaggcgcccctcattaCAATGTTTTAGGCTCTGGGGATGCAGCCATTAACAAGAGACACAAATTCATGCTTACGCATACTGCTTACTAGGGAGACCATGACCAAGGAGTATCCAGTAGTACACTGGATAATGCACATGCCAGGAAAGGGGAGGTAGAGTCTGGAAGCAGGGAATGAAATGTTAACTAGGATGCCCTTCCTAGGCATAGAGGTTGGATATGATGCGGCCGGAACCCTAGCAAGGGAGAGAGCATCCGGGAAGGAGGACAGAGTGGTAATGGAGTGCACTCCAGAAAGGCTTACAGGCCACCCAAGCACTTTGAATGAAGACAGGGAGCCATGGGAGGACTGTGGACAGAGGGGTGATGTGTTGTTTAACAGGATGCCTCTGGCAGCTGTTTTGGGTACGGACTGCAGGAGaccaagggcagggcagggaggctcCTGAGGATGCCTGGCAGCCAGGGTTAAGAGACTGGACAACAGTGTCAAGTAATACCCGCGGGGAGAGAATAGTGGGACGCCTCCTAAGAAACGCAACTGTTAGCGGCCACCTGATGACATTCCAGGAGCAGGATTCTAGCCTTGTGTGGGCTTTGCCACACACTGGGTGGGGACTGACTAGGATGTCTGCTGCGGCTGCAGGAAGGAGGCTTGATGGGTCCCTTGAGCTCTAACACATGGGATGCCCTGGGTAGGAACAGCGCCTGGCTTATTCCTCACCACAGGGCCTGCCAGTAAGAGCAAGCGCTAGAGTATTCGTAACAGATTAGTGATAGCATTAGTAATAGGTCAGTAACTGTGACGATATTAGTAATGGCAGTAGTGATATTAGTCATAGCGCAAACCGTAGTagttgctaatatttattgagcaagtaCGACATACCATCCTAAGCACTTGGCCTCTAATCCCGATTCAgttctcacaacagccctgttAGGTAGGAATCCTGGTCAGTCCCATTTTACTTAGGAGAAcatgaggcccagggaggtcaaGAATGCTTGCAGCCCAGCAGTTGTCCGGCAGTGGCCTCTTCTGGCTCTAGTCTCTGTCCTGGCCACCGAGAGGGCCGTCCTGATGCCTGTCCTGTCCCTTCCATCCAGGTACACCTCCCGGTCCCGCTGCTACTCTGAgactccctcttccttcctgcgCTGGCTGAGCCAGCAGACACGCTGGTCCAAATCATACTTCCGCGAGTGGCTGTACAACGCGCTCTGGTGGCACCGGCACCACGCGTGGATGACCTATGAGGCAGTGGTCTCGGGCCTCTTCCCCTTCTTCGTGGCGGCTACGGTGTTGCGGCTCTTCTATGCAGGCCGCCCATGGGCGCTGCTGTGGGTGCTGCTGTGCGTGCAGGGTGTGGCGCTGGCTAAGGCGGCCTTTGCGGCCTGGCTGCGCGGCTGCCCACGCATGGTGCTGCTCTCGCTCTACGCGCCGCTCTACATGTGCGGCCTCCTGCCCGCCAAGTTCCTGGCGCTGGCCACCATGAACCAGAGTGGCTGGGGCACCTCTGGCCGGCGGAAGCTAGCCGCCAACTACGTCCCCCTGCTGCCACTGGCCCTCTGGGCTTTGCTGCTCCTGGGGGGCCTGGTCCGCAGCTTGGTGCATGAGGCCCGGGCTGACTGGAGCGGCCCTTCCCGGGCTGCCGAGGCCCACCACCTGGCCGCAGGGGCTGGCGCCTACGTGGGCTACTGGGTGCTCATGCTGACGCTCTACTGGGTGGGTGTGCGGAGGCTCTGCCGGCGGCGCTCAGGTGGCTACAGAGTCCAGGTGTGAGTCTGGGTGTGCAGGGTGCCCACCCAGGGGACTTCAAGGGAGGCAAAAGAGGAAACCAGCAGGGGCCCCAGGAGCCACAGACTTGCTGGGTGATtctctggggctcagtttccctcCTCTGTGAAGCGAGGGGGTGTTGACCCAAGATTCTTGAGGCTGGGACTTCAGGGTCTCTGGGAAGGGGGTATTTATTGATCAGGGCATGGATTTTTAGGGGTGGGGGACAAGGGTCTCCACATGCTGTCCTGGGGCCTGCTTTctccctgtttttatttaatatccatTTGTACTGTGTGACTaggatataataaagaattttatttattttctcctgagtCTCCCCCTTTTCTTTGAGACCTGAGGGGTTATAGGGCTGAAGGTTGGGGACTTGTGGCTCTGTCCTAGGTGCCAGCTGTTTGAACCTAGAAGGGTCCTTCTTCGGGAAACAGGGATAATAATCCCATGGGTCGGAGATGTGAGGGTGAAAATTCTCAGCACAGATACTTAATGGAGTACCTGCTATGTGGTGACACTGTTAGGTACTGAGGAGGGCCTTTTCCTGGTCTACTTGGCTGCTCTCTAAGAAAGGGAAGCCATACCTCATCTCCTCAAACCCCTAGCACCTCACCCTTACTTTGCTTTCCATCTCACTGAGAAAACAAAAGTGACAAGAAAAAAACCAGTCCCACCTGCATATCTTTCCACTGATCTCCATCTGTGCCCACACAGGCCACACCTTCCTCATTACTGACCGCAAACTGACTGTGCTCCAATGCCAGCCCATCCCACTGGGGCATTAAGTCTCATGCCTTCAGGTCTACTCAAAGATCTCACTCCTTCCATTCTTCCCACATCATCAATTCTTCCCTCCCCATGAGGTCTTTCCCACCAGCATCCAAATGTGCTATCACTCTGTGACTTTTAGGACACCCTGTCTTGACCTATTTCCTCCTgagctactgttttttttttttttttttccttttttcaaagtaATCTCTCCCCCtcagtggggctcaaactcatgaccagGAGATCAAGATCTtttgcatgctccaccgactgagccagctagatgcCCCATACTGTTTCATTTCTAACAGCAAAACTCCTTGAGAGCTGTTTATCTTTGTCTCCAATTTCTCTTCCACAAAGTTCAGCCACATTAAGTGCCTAATTCAATGGTCTTTAGTAACTTTATAGACTCCTGCAGCCATtaccataatctaattttagaacattttcatcaccccccaaAAGGAACTCCACATTCACTGGCAGTCACTTGCATTCCTCACCCCGAACCCACCTCCATGCCCTAGGCAACCACAATCTATGCTTTATCTCCACAGATTTgtctcttctggacatttcacataaatggaatcatgcaatatatatttttttgtgacacaaagttcatctgtgttgttgcatgtatcattGGCTCATTCCCTTTTACTTccaaataatattcctctgtagGGATATATTACATTTGGTTTACACATTTATCAGTCGATGGATATTTgggatgtttccattttttggctgttgtgaataatgctatagACATTCACAGACACGTTTCTGTGTGAACAGAAACTGTGTGTTAGATGTGTCTTAGATTCTCTGTGTGTTAGATTCTCTCAGGTGGGCTTCTCTAGGAGTGGagttgctgagtcatatggtggTCCTGTTTAATTCTTAAGAAACTGACAGGTGGTTTTCACAGCgcctgtaccattttatattcccattagCAAAGTAGGAGGGTTCTGATTTCCCTATATtgtcaccaacatttgttatcacctgattttgtttaaaaaagattttatttgagagagacagtgaacaTGAGTAAGgtgaggagtagagggagagggaaaagcagactctgctgagcagggagcccaaggcgaggcttgattccaggaccctgggatcatgacctgagcccaaggcagatgcttaaccaactaagccactcaggtgcccctcacctgactttttgattatagccTCCCAGggggtgtgaaatggtatctcattgtggctttgatttgcatttctctgatgactagtgTTGCCTCCCACTGACTTTCAAATCCATGCCAATCAGATGGCTCCCAGCCATGGCTCTTTGGAAATGGCTCCAGTCAAGTTTATCAGTGATGTCCATGTTGCTGAAACCAATGGCCAATTCTCAGGCCTCCTCTCTCATGATGCAGCAGCATCTGACCAGCTGATCACTCTCTTCTTGAAGTGCTTTCTTCATTTGGCTTTCAGGGATGCCACAGCTGCCTTCTCAGCTTCTCATGGTTCAAATGGCTTAACTTTGGAGAAACTTCCTCCTATCCACTTCTCTTACGGATTTACACTCATTTCCTCTGTGCATTCAGTGGCATGgctctgaaacttttttttttaattttttatttatttatgatagtcacacagagagagagagaggcagagagacataggcagagggagaagcaggctccatgcaccgggagcccgacgtgggattcgatcccgggtctccaggatcgcgtcctgggccaaaggcaggcgctaaaccgctgcgccacccagggttcccatggCTCTGAAACTTGTATCTTCAGATCAGACCTCACTCCAGAATTCCCGACTTGTATACCCAATTGCCTCCAAGTCACTTCCTCATCACCAGACCCAACGCCTCatctgtcctcctcttcctccctccttgaAACCTTCCAAGAAAACTGCTCCTCCCACAGCATCCGTTATCTCAGTAAACAGAACTCTGACATTCTAGCTGCTCACATCAAAAATGCTAGAACTGCACTGCACACAACATATCCCCTACCACAGaggactatttaatttttttaattcattctttgatGACGTCAATCAGTCATGAAACCATTTACCAAGTATGTACTGAATTACACATTTTGCCAGGTTTGCAAATGCAGAAATGAGTAAGAGGCAGCCCCTGCCTTCCAGGAGCTCCTTGTCAAGTAAACAAAGAGTGTGATCCAGAGTTACACAAAGACACATGCCTCTGTGATTTCTATTTTCACAGCTGAGGGACAACTTAAATTATTAAAGctataaaagattataaatttagATCCTCAGTTGCACTGGCCACATCTGACCCACTTCATGGCCACAGGTAGCTGGTAGCCACCACAATGGACAGTACATATCTAGAACATTGCCATCATGGCAGAGGATTCTACTGGACCCTCTGCTGCCCTGACCATGGACACtgccccttctcttttcttcctctcacacCTAACATTCCAATCTATCAGCGAACCCCACTGATCCTACCTTCAGGACAGATCTAGAGCTCCTCactgtcaggggcacctgggaggctcagtcagttaagtatctgcttttggctcaggtcgtgatcctggggtcctgggatcgagccccacattgggcttcctgcttggtggggagtctgcttctccctctcatgctctgctctctctcaaatagataaaatttttaaaaaagaaaaaaaaaaaaaccaaaaacccaaactCGTCACTGTCACCACAGTTGTCCCTGAGCTGCATCTCCTTCCCAAATTATAGCTGTCTAGATTATCACAGCACCTCATAGTGGTTCCTGCCCCCTACAGTTCATTGTCCATGCAGTAGCCatacaaatcaaatcaaatcatgaCTTTCCTGGCCTCAAAAACTGCCCATTACTCTCATCTTAGAGGGAAATCCAGACCTTACAGTGGCCAAGGTCCTGCACATTCTCTCTGACTTCATTGTGTACTCGTTTCCTAAAGTCCTGCTCCAGATGCCTCCTGGCCACGTCTCCAATATTAGGTGCACTAGAGGGATTTTGCCCTTGCCGTTTCTCATTTGATCCGtgtcttattttgtttaattttctttttattgtctgaccATCCATTACAATCTAAACTCCAcaggcacctggctagctcagtcagttaagcatctgactcctgatttcatctcaggtcatgatttcagggatatgaaattgagccccatgtcgggctccacaagattctttctctacctctgtGCACTAGCCCCTCAAAGAATCTAAACTCCTTTAGGGAGCAGATTTTTGtctattgtgattttttttttaaagattttatttatttgttcatgagagacacacagagagaggcagagatacaggcagagagaggagcaggctccccatgggactcgatcccagcaccccgggatcacaaccgtagccaaaggcagacacacaactaCTGAACCATCCCAGCACCCCATCTGTTCTGATTTCTTCACTGCTGTCTCTACAGTGCCTtgaaaatgcctggcacatagaagtactcagtaaaaaaaaaaaaaaaaaaaaaaaagaagtactcagtaaatattctctgaatgaatgaaggagtgaGCAAAGGGGAATATATTAGTGAACAAGAATGAGCAGATGCCCAGAAGTAACTTATCTTTTAGGTGAGAAGacacaaaccaaaataaaaaacacaggttGACATCAAGTCCCATGAGTAAAATGCACAAGTGAAAATAGAGAGGGGGATGTCAGCTGACAGGGAGGGAAATGGTCAgtgaagatgacatttgagctgggaCCTGTGCAGTGAGAGGGAGGTAGCTTTGTGAGTTTCACAGTCAAGTCACATCAAGTATGAAGAACATCATGTGCAAAGGCTGGAACGTGGGACTGAGCTTTGCATGttcaagagacaaaaaaaatgacTAGTGGGGCCAGAGAGTAAAGAGGACAAAAAAAGGGAGGTGGAGTCCAGCTGCCTGCCAGACACAGAGTTGTCAGAGGGATGAAATTGGTTAATACATGTAAAGGTTTTTCAGAGGAAATCATAAGTGAGTTTAGACACAGAAGGGAGAAAACGTGATTCTAGGCAGGAAACAACAGCGAACCAGGTCCTGGAGAGGGTGACAAGAATCATGACAAATTTAAGGAATAAGCAAAGGCCAGACAAACTGCAGGGTGGAAAGATCTACCCATGACGCCTGCAGGGTAGAAAGACAAGGCTCACCAGATCAGCAAGGCCCAGAACCTGGGGCATCTTGGAGGCCCTAACAGGGAACTGGATTTTGTTCCAGCGGCAATAGAGAGCTAAAGGGTTTTGAGCAAAGGAGTGACCCGATCAGACATACTTCAAAATATTCCCCTGGCTGCTATGTGGAGGATGGACTGTAGTGCActgagtggaggcagggaggtgagTGGAGATGCTGCTGGAATAacccaggcaagagatgatggtaaCTGGGACCACAGAGAGAGGGTGGCTGCACAAGATGTTTAGGAGTTAAAAAGGCTGAGGCATGGAAGTAGAAGTGGAGGAGGAATTAAACTCTTAGGTTTCCAGTTGAGCAGCTGGGTGGTTGGTGGTACCCTCAGTAGGAAAGCCTTGGGGAGGAACAGGCTCTCAAAGAGACAACAAGGACTCCATTTGAGTGTGTGCTCTGCAGGTTGAAATGTCAAAGAGACTGCCAGAAatctggggaggggcctgagcTTGTACCCAAAGTCCTCAGCACAGAACGTTGCACTGTGTCAGCTCTACACGTTACTGTTATTAGGGGAATATTCACCTGGGTATATTTGTGGTCTGGTGCCCCTCCTTCTACCTTCATTAGTAGTGAACACCTTCAAAGATGAGGTAATCTAGAGAGCTgacatatattctttattataggaatgaaaacaggataagaaagtgagaaaaagataCCTTTGTTAGTTGCCCTGGAAGTACCATCGAAAGAACATCCTGGGGAAACAAGGAGGTACTTGTGTTAGGGGGAAAGGTTGGGGACTAGATATATGGGTCACAAAGGTAGATAAGGCCTGCACTCTTGGATCTGAGGGAAAAGGGCCTGGtggcctgggggcctggactcctgggtctgagggtcTAGACTACTGGGTCTGAGGATGGAGGGCACTGGGGACCTACACTTCTAGGTCTGAGGGAGGACTggatctgagggaggaggggctgggggcctgtaCTCTTGGATCTGAGGGCAGaagggtctgagggaggaggtgaCTGGGGACCTGGACTCCTGGATCTGAGGGAGAAAGGGGCTGGGGGCCTAGATTCTTGggttggagggaggagggggctgggggcctagACTCTTAGATCTGAGGGAGGaagggtctgagggaggaggtggCTGGGGACCTGGACTCCTGGGTATGAGGGAGGAGAGGGctggggcctggactcctggatTTAAGGGTGCAGGACACCAGGTCTGAGGAAGGAAAGCAGATAGATACTGGGACCCCCGGGTCCCTGGGACTTACCACACCACAAGCGTCGCACTGGCTGATGCTAAggccgcggcggcggcgagcAGACACTGGTTGCTGGGCGTCAGAGCCCCGGAACTGGCCAGCAGCTCGCCCAGGCTTGGCCTCCAAGATTCGATCATCTCCGCCTCCCGGGGCGCCCAGTCCAGCACTTTCCGAAAGGAGACCTGCAGCTTGGTCTCCCCACGCGGGGGCGCACCTGTCACTGCGGAGGCGCGCACGTCAGTCGCGCGCGAGCCCCACCCCTCGCagagcccccctccccgcgcagccccgcccgCACCGTTAAGAAAGAAATAGACCCGCGCCACGGGGAACTGGTCTTGCGAGATCTCGCAGCAGTAGGTCCCGCGGTGCTTGGGCTGCACCGGCCGGATCCGCACCAGGGGTCCTCGGGCCTGCAGGATGTCTCGGAAGTAGGACTGGTCCTGCGTCCGGACCTGCGAGACGCTCGGGCTGAAGCAGCCGGAGGAGAGGAGCCTCGCCCGAGCCCAGGTCAGATCCTCTCGGCCGGGTGTTGCCGAACCACCGTGCTCAAGTCCCGCCCCGAGCTAGGCCACGCCTTCTCgagccctggccccgccccaccccctttTTCGCTGACCCTTCACGCATGACCACGCCCCTCCAAGCCGCCTCCCGAGCCTCGCCTGCGCTTCCAAATCCCCGGACCTTCCCCGGGCACGAAGCCTGAATCTAGCCCGAGCTCCCCTGCGTCCTGACCCCCATTTTCTAGAAAACCAAAACCCGCCTCCCACACCCTTCGCGCTGGCCCCGCTCCGACTCACACCTCCTCCTGCGAACTTCCAGGAATACGTGATTTCCTCCTTAGGCAGCGAGAAGTTCACAGAGCAAGAGAACTTAGCCTGTTGACCTCGAGTCACTGTCAAGTCCTGGACTGCAGACAGGTCCGCGTCACCGCCCGAGCCCGCCCCGTCCGGCCCAGCCCCTTTGCCGGCTCAGCTCCCGTCCCTCCGGTTCGTCCGGTTCCTGCCCCTTGCAGGCTCCGCCCCTCACCTGGGCAATCCAGCGAGAGTTCGCACACGTCGGAGTAGCACCCGCGGCAGCGGAAACTCCGGCTCGCCTCCTGGACCCCTGTGGGACGGAAGCGCTGCACCTGGGATCCATCCGTGTTCCCCGCCCTGGTCCCTTGGGCCAACTTAAGTGTGTTAAGCCTCCCGGGCTCTAACGGCCAGACAAGCCCTGGGCGCCGCCTTCCCTGTTCTCCCTGGCTGGCTCTCAAAACTCTCCGGCCTCTAGGACTCCTATTGGCTCGCTTTTGCTTTCGGACCCGCCTTGTATGAGATTTGTGAGCAATATCTGGTCTAATTACTCTTGTTCAGGGCTCTTATTGGTCTTCCACTCGAAGTCACAGGTGTCGCGCCCAACCACCCGCCTTCCCACTCGGTTCCGAGCTTTGAACGAAGTGCTTACCGCAGGGAGGGATGCAGGCCTCGActgtggagagagaggaagcgTTACTACCCTGGAGGAAAGTGCGCATCCGAAACTCCCCCACGGGATAGGCTAACTGGGCCAGGTGGCGTTCCTCCGGGGGGCGGTGCCAGGTCTGGTACCGCCCACCCCAGGGGCGGAGCCAAGCCTGCTGCTTTCCTCCTGCAGGCGGGGCCAGGACTGCTGCCCGCTAAGGTCAGGCGCCGGCCTGAGGCTTACTAGGGATTCGGGGCCAACCCAGGTGTAGTTCAGTGAGGGGGCGGGGCAGTGCCCTGGGCCATAGTTTCAGGGGAGGCAGCCCGGTTGGAAAGGAAACGTCACAAAGTGCACGGGGCCAGACTGAGACCCGGGCTGATCTGGGACAGGACTATCGGAAGA from Canis lupus dingo isolate Sandy chromosome 1, ASM325472v2, whole genome shotgun sequence encodes the following:
- the HAS1 gene encoding LOW QUALITY PROTEIN: hyaluronan synthase 1 (The sequence of the model RefSeq protein was modified relative to this genomic sequence to represent the inferred CDS: deleted 1 base in 1 codon), with the translated sequence MTQQELPKPTPAARHCSGLARRVLTITFALLILGLMTWAYAAGVPLASDRYGLLAFGLYGAFLSAHLVAQSLFAYLEHRRVAAAARRAAARGPLDAAAARSVALTISAYQEDPAYLRQCLASARALQYPRARLRVLMVVDGNRPEDLYMVDMFREVFADEDPATYVWDGNYHQPWEPAAAGAAGAGAYREVEAEDPGRLAVEALVRTHRCVCVAQRWGGKREVMYTAFKALGDSVDYVQVCDSDTRLDPMALLELVQVLDEDPRVGAVGGDVRILNPLDSWVSFLSSLRYWVAFNVERACQSYFHCVSCISGPLGLYRNNLLQQFLEAWYNQKFLGTHCTFGDDRHLTNRMLSMGYATKYTSRSRCYSETPSSFLRWLSQQTRWSKSYFREWLYNALWWHRHHAWMTYEAVVSGLFPFFVAATVLRLFYAGRPWALLWVLLCVQGVALAKAAFAAWLRGCPRMVLLSLYAPLYMCGLLPAKFLALATMNQSGWGTSGRRKLAANYVPLLPLALWALLLLGGLVRSLVHEARADWSGPSRAAEAHHLAAGAGAYVGYWVLMLTLYWVGVRRLCRRRSGGYRVQV
- the SPACA6 gene encoding sperm acrosome membrane-associated protein 6 isoform X3; amino-acid sequence: MALLAQGSTVPSALVALMVFRGPAWACLFCFTSYEERVRICQIFAGVEGPELEKCQKAFITAFKGLLDIEINDYERNHLHDAFTQMTHSLQEMAMAQGSFKVAFPNAAKKMQEVIKKLKEVEACIPPCGVQEASRSFRCRGCYSDVCELSLDCPVQDLTVTRGQQAKFSCSVNFSLPKEEITYSWKFAGGGVRTQDQSYFRDILQARGPLVRIRPVQPKHRGTYCCEISQDQFPVARVYFFLNGAPPRGETKLQVSFRKVLDWAPREAEMIESWRPSLGELLASSGALTPSNQCLLAAAAALASASATLVVCFRAMPLNAQRK
- the SPACA6 gene encoding sperm acrosome membrane-associated protein 6 isoform X1 produces the protein MALLAQGSTVPSALVALMVFRGPAWACLFCFTSYEERVRICQIFAGVEGPELEKCQKAFITAFKGLLDIEINDYERNHLHDAFTQMTHSLQEMAMAQGSFKVAFPNAAKKMQEVIKKLKEVEACIPPCGVQEASRSFRCRGCYSDVCELSLDCPVQDLTVTRGQQAKFSCSVNFSLPKEEITYSWKFAGGGVRTQDQSYFRDILQARGPLVRIRPVQPKHRGTYCCEISQDQFPVARVYFFLNVTGAPPRGETKLQVSFRKVLDWAPREAEMIESWRPSLGELLASSGALTPSNQCLLAAAAALASASATLVVCFRAMPLNAQRK
- the SPACA6 gene encoding sperm acrosome membrane-associated protein 6 isoform X4, which encodes MALLAQGSTVPSALVALMVFRGPAWACLFCFTSYEERVRICQIFAGVEGPELEKCQKAFITAFKGLLDIEINDYERNHLHDAFTQMTHSLQEMAMAQGSFKVAFPNAAKKMQEVIKKLKEVEACIPPCGVQEASRSFRCRGCYSDVCELSLDCPVQDLTVTRGQQAKFSCSVNFSLPKEEITYSWKFAGGVTGAPPRGETKLQVSFRKVLDWAPREAEMIESWRPSLGELLASSGALTPSNQCLLAAAAALASASATLVVCFRAMPLNAQRK
- the SPACA6 gene encoding sperm acrosome membrane-associated protein 6 isoform X2; amino-acid sequence: MALLAQGSTVPSALVALMVFRGPAWACLFCFTSYEERVRICQIFAGVEGPELEKCQKAFITAFKGLLDIEINDYERNHLHDAFTQMTHSLQEMAMAQGSFKVAFPNAAKKMQEVIKKLKEVEACIPPCGVQEASRSFRCRGCYSDVCELSLDCPVQDLTVTRGQQAKFSCSVNFSLPKEEITYSWKFAGGGVRTQDQSYFRDILQARGPLVRIRPVQPKHRGTYCCEISQDQFPVARVYFFLNVTGAPPRGETKLQVSFRKVLDWAPREAEMIESWRPSLGELLASSGALTPSNQCLLAAAAALASASATLVVWMFFRWYFQGN